The following are encoded in a window of Prochlorococcus marinus CUG1417 genomic DNA:
- a CDS encoding aldo/keto reductase, with amino-acid sequence MKKRIGLGTWSWGNKLFWNYQSTNDDDLRETYNEALLRGFDLIDTADSYGTGNLQGRSELLIGKFLLNTPSAKKKRIQVATKLAPYPWRIGNRGFNKPFLKSLERLNNKLDIVQLHWSTAKYNPWQELDLLNNLCDLKDEGFDFQIGLSNIGPKRLMKLINFLAKRDQSLKSVQIQFSLLAPDLGKQYQVKKICDENNIDFFAYSPLSFGILCIDPDKEQNKEKSFIRNALFENYKKPTYELRRCLKRIANQRSVSQAQVAINWCCYQGAIPLVGMRKKSQVIDVSNVFKWNLNKSEFKVLQELSKKCLKKMPKNPFSSI; translated from the coding sequence GTGAAGAAAAGAATTGGATTAGGTACGTGGTCTTGGGGGAATAAGCTTTTCTGGAATTACCAATCTACAAATGATGATGATTTACGTGAGACATATAATGAAGCCTTACTAAGAGGTTTCGATCTAATTGATACTGCAGATTCTTACGGTACTGGAAATCTTCAGGGTAGAAGTGAATTGTTGATAGGAAAATTTTTACTAAATACTCCTTCAGCAAAGAAAAAAAGAATTCAAGTAGCAACCAAACTTGCACCTTATCCCTGGAGAATAGGTAACAGAGGTTTTAATAAACCTTTTTTGAAAAGTTTAGAAAGACTTAATAACAAATTAGATATAGTTCAATTACATTGGTCAACTGCAAAATACAATCCTTGGCAGGAATTAGACCTGTTGAATAATCTTTGCGATTTAAAAGATGAAGGCTTTGATTTTCAAATAGGCTTATCAAATATAGGCCCTAAAAGATTGATGAAATTAATTAATTTTTTAGCAAAAAGAGATCAGAGCCTAAAGAGTGTTCAAATACAGTTTTCTTTGCTTGCTCCCGATTTAGGAAAACAATATCAAGTAAAAAAAATTTGCGACGAAAATAATATTGATTTCTTTGCTTATAGTCCTTTGTCCTTTGGAATACTTTGTATTGATCCTGATAAAGAACAGAATAAAGAAAAAAGTTTTATTCGTAATGCATTATTTGAAAACTATAAAAAACCAACATATGAATTGCGGAGGTGTTTAAAAAGAATTGCAAATCAAAGATCAGTTTCCCAAGCGCAAGTAGCAATTAATTGGTGTTGTTATCAAGGAGCTATTCCGCTTGTTGGAATGCGAAAAAAATCTCAAGTTATAGATGTATCGAATGTATTCAAGTGGAATTTAAATAAAAGTGAATTTAAGGTACTTCAGGAATTGTCAAAAAAATGTTTAAAAAAAATGCCTAAAAATCCTTTTTCAAGCATTTAA
- a CDS encoding THUMP domain-containing class I SAM-dependent RNA methyltransferase: protein MNVVASSPEGLEKSLAEEIANLGGFNINTYKRFINFECDFETFYRVHFYSRLAFRFYREIASFNCYDKQSLYAGVRDSFDWLNWLHFDKTFNVQVTGRTSSLSHTHFTALEVKNSITDLQQAVWNKRSNISLANPDFIIHLHLNNNKAILSLQSSVESLHKRGYRPAIGNAPLKENLASGLINMTQWNGKVPLIDFMCGSGTFLIEAVNQYLGVPINIDQVYLFENWLDFRKDIYLNEKNKAKNKIINYEKLPIIMGCEINKKVFEQANVNISLAGLENYIELINNDFLALQLSCTPGIIICNPPYGKKLGDENELIYLYEQMGIFLKNNFSGWEFWLLSGNPKLTKYLKMKSSLKIPVSNGGIDCRWIKYLIR from the coding sequence ATGAATGTAGTGGCATCATCTCCGGAGGGACTAGAGAAATCTTTAGCAGAAGAAATTGCAAATTTAGGCGGCTTTAATATTAATACTTATAAAAGATTTATTAATTTTGAATGTGATTTTGAAACTTTTTATAGAGTTCATTTCTATTCCAGATTAGCTTTTCGTTTTTATAGAGAAATTGCAAGTTTTAATTGCTATGACAAGCAATCTTTATATGCGGGGGTTAGAGATTCATTTGATTGGTTAAATTGGTTGCACTTTGATAAAACGTTTAATGTTCAAGTGACTGGGAGAACATCTTCATTAAGTCATACTCATTTCACTGCTCTTGAAGTAAAAAATTCTATAACTGATTTGCAACAGGCAGTTTGGAATAAAAGATCAAATATTTCTCTAGCTAATCCTGATTTTATAATTCATCTGCATTTAAATAATAATAAAGCAATTCTCAGTCTTCAAAGCAGCGTTGAGAGCTTACACAAAAGAGGCTATAGACCCGCAATTGGAAATGCTCCATTAAAAGAAAATTTAGCTTCTGGATTGATAAATATGACTCAATGGAATGGCAAAGTTCCATTAATAGATTTTATGTGCGGTTCGGGAACTTTTTTAATTGAGGCAGTCAACCAATACCTTGGAGTTCCCATAAATATTGATCAAGTATATCTTTTTGAGAATTGGTTGGACTTTAGGAAAGATATTTATCTTAATGAAAAAAATAAGGCAAAAAATAAAATTATAAATTATGAAAAATTGCCAATAATAATGGGATGTGAAATTAATAAAAAGGTTTTTGAGCAGGCGAATGTAAACATATCATTAGCTGGACTAGAAAATTATATTGAGCTTATAAATAATGATTTTTTAGCACTCCAATTAAGTTGCACACCTGGGATAATCATATGTAATCCTCCGTACGGCAAAAAATTAGGCGATGAAAATGAATTGATATATTTATATGAACAAATGGGAATCTTCCTAAAGAATAATTTTTCAGGTTGGGAATTTTGGCTGCTAAGTGGAAATCCAAAACTAACAAAATATTTGAAAATGAAATCTTCATTGAAAATTCCTGTTAGCAATGGGGGAATAGATTGTAGATGGATAAAGTATTTAATAAGGTAA
- a CDS encoding phage holin family protein yields the protein MEKPKNKNFANTASRISAIASSVMDLHVRIALQEVDREKRRLISGGIFLAIGSTLLLLVLICIHIIFYLFLTKYNNWNIEYNLLLIIFIDLVLAGLSLKLGGKLAKGPYLPQTLEGLGKTTKAVLGKK from the coding sequence ATGGAAAAACCAAAAAATAAAAACTTTGCAAATACCGCCTCGAGAATTTCAGCGATCGCAAGTTCAGTTATGGATTTGCATGTAAGAATAGCTCTTCAAGAAGTAGATAGAGAAAAAAGAAGATTAATTAGTGGTGGAATATTTTTGGCAATTGGCAGCACATTATTATTATTAGTACTAATTTGCATCCATATTATTTTCTACCTTTTTCTAACAAAATATAATAACTGGAATATTGAATATAATTTATTACTCATAATATTTATCGATTTAGTTCTTGCAGGCTTAAGTTTAAAACTTGGAGGAAAATTAGCAAAAGGACCATATCTTCCTCAAACATTAGAGGGTTTAGGCAAGACAACAAAAGCCGTTTTAGGCAAAAAATAA
- a CDS encoding DUF883 C-terminal domain-containing protein — METYHPPKEAEDKEDNSNLPEREVLSEKWLLEKIDSLIPLIKEKWPNIAQQTLEATKGSIDDLVEVIASHSGTSAIRIKSQLFEIIDSIRENNWEISEKIEPIESQLEELLEELNDTLRPKIESPIRKKPLLSIAIAAGIGLLIGTLLNSGRK, encoded by the coding sequence ATGGAGACTTATCATCCTCCCAAAGAAGCAGAAGATAAAGAAGATAACTCTAATCTTCCTGAAAGAGAGGTTCTCTCGGAAAAATGGTTACTCGAAAAAATTGACAGTTTAATACCTTTAATAAAAGAAAAATGGCCTAACATTGCACAACAAACCCTTGAAGCCACAAAAGGGAGTATTGATGATTTGGTTGAAGTAATAGCTAGCCATAGCGGAACCTCAGCAATTAGAATAAAAAGCCAACTATTTGAAATAATTGATTCAATAAGAGAAAACAATTGGGAAATATCAGAAAAAATTGAGCCTATAGAAAGTCAATTAGAAGAATTATTAGAAGAACTTAACGATACACTTAGACCAAAAATAGAAAGTCCTATAAGAAAAAAACCATTATTATCTATTGCTATTGCGGCTGGTATTGGTTTACTAATAGGAACGCTCCTAAATAGTGGTAGAAAATAA
- the smc gene encoding chromosome segregation protein SMC, whose translation MRLVHINQVEFENFKSFGGNVKIPLEEGFTVVTGPNGSGKSNILDGILFCLGLANSRGMRAERLPDLINNSKVKEGKSSETSVSVKFNIQDWSPREDLPPLELEEEEIALNKGQKEWVVSRKLRLMPGGSYASTYTSDGKQCTLLQIQRILRDISVDPEGSNVVMQGDVTRIVSMNNKERRNLIDELAGVALFDTRIEQTNAKLNDVFERQERCEILENELQSSKNKLEKECEKAKRYKELKAKLLQIIELEKVLIFENQVKHVESIEKKESEIEKNKILFNKEKESISKEISVLEDALKILVNELKEKGEDKLIKVNSDIGSINSSLRELDRISSLNKEEGIKLQKQRDEIAISKRDIESEKMRQENFDDNFLNQLNLQIDDLTLKHKLSRKKLSDAAGESGEFSKQSIKLNTELESIKNQINPLEIKKRKIEEETIQNNIQKDEILSQIESLELEQEKLFQGNQSKKETSDTKNKNLATNSAEINSLKNEIDLLIKTKSRLNNEQLRLEKDLSRFESRKEALNESRGSYALRILLEAGLEGIHGYVAQLGEVSEKNRYALEIAAGNRLGQIVVDNDHIAAKAIEILKKKKAGRLTFLPLNRIKSQKKNYAISRSENNRENGFIDKAINLITFDEVYSDVFRYVFGDTLVFSDLSSARLSTQKNRLVTLSGELLEVSGAITGGSKLNKDLAYRFGINNDIDDSSPIKERLLVIEEALKESNNDLILKNNRLSKLNSNRSQIIEDCASFNKEIEVNQDSLKVVSQRIEDCKSRLNKLDTANNLLVNELGLLKNELQPYHDKFNQLQTIQKANYEKNQKSSLISFNDDFNNLDKKLELLIKERNTLLDKKNQFALDKERINNSLKITLIQEKNLQESIKQLAIAHNEWVEKRDQFKKELLDLDIQKNSLERDLGLLRRKRDELNASISNKRQEYNNYLLKLEYLERDMHSLKEEIRSEKIKLENYKKDLPNPSPEFGEYEGKSLESLQSEISIINAKLQSLEPVNMLALDELEELIERLKGLREKLEILSNERSELLLRIETVSTMRQEAFMQAFTEVDKHFREIFANLSDGDGFLQLENPNSPLEGGLTLVAHPKGKNVRRLASMSGGEKSLTALSFLFALQKYKPSPFYALDEVDSFLDGINVERLSKLISNQSSNAQFIVVSHRRPMISASERTIGVAQARGANTQVLGLPNAA comes from the coding sequence TTGAGATTGGTACATATCAATCAGGTCGAGTTTGAAAATTTTAAATCTTTTGGGGGAAATGTAAAAATTCCTCTTGAAGAAGGCTTCACAGTGGTTACAGGCCCTAATGGTTCTGGGAAAAGTAATATATTAGATGGAATTTTATTCTGTTTAGGTCTGGCTAATAGTAGAGGGATGAGGGCTGAAAGATTACCAGATCTAATAAATAACTCCAAAGTTAAAGAGGGTAAGTCATCAGAAACATCTGTATCAGTAAAATTTAATATTCAAGATTGGTCTCCCAGAGAGGACCTTCCGCCTTTGGAACTAGAAGAAGAAGAAATTGCCCTTAATAAAGGTCAAAAAGAATGGGTAGTTTCTAGAAAATTAAGGCTTATGCCAGGTGGTTCTTATGCTTCTACTTATACTTCTGATGGCAAACAATGTACCTTGCTACAAATACAGAGAATATTAAGAGATATTAGTGTTGATCCTGAGGGCAGCAATGTTGTTATGCAGGGTGATGTAACAAGAATAGTATCAATGAATAATAAGGAAAGAAGAAATCTTATTGATGAATTAGCAGGAGTCGCACTTTTTGATACAAGAATAGAACAAACTAATGCAAAATTAAATGACGTTTTTGAAAGACAAGAAAGATGTGAAATTTTAGAAAATGAATTGCAATCTAGTAAAAATAAGCTTGAAAAAGAATGTGAAAAAGCAAAGCGATATAAAGAGTTAAAGGCAAAACTATTACAAATAATAGAATTAGAGAAAGTTCTCATTTTTGAAAATCAAGTTAAGCATGTTGAATCTATAGAAAAAAAAGAAAGTGAAATTGAAAAAAATAAAATCTTGTTTAATAAAGAAAAAGAATCTATTAGTAAAGAAATATCAGTTTTAGAAGATGCTTTGAAAATACTTGTTAATGAGCTTAAGGAGAAAGGAGAGGATAAATTGATAAAAGTTAATTCTGATATTGGAAGTATTAATTCTAGCTTGAGAGAACTTGATAGGATATCAAGTTTGAATAAAGAAGAAGGTATTAAATTACAAAAACAGAGAGATGAAATTGCTATTTCTAAGAGGGATATCGAGTCAGAAAAGATGAGACAAGAAAATTTCGATGATAATTTTTTAAATCAATTGAACTTGCAAATTGATGATCTCACTTTAAAACACAAACTTTCCAGAAAAAAACTTTCTGACGCAGCTGGAGAATCTGGAGAATTCTCAAAACAAAGTATCAAATTAAATACAGAGCTTGAAAGTATAAAAAATCAAATTAATCCTTTGGAAATAAAAAAAAGGAAAATTGAAGAAGAAACTATTCAAAATAATATACAAAAAGATGAGATATTGTCACAGATCGAATCCTTAGAATTAGAACAGGAGAAGCTTTTTCAAGGAAATCAAAGCAAAAAAGAGACATCAGATACAAAGAATAAAAACCTGGCAACTAACAGCGCAGAAATTAATTCTTTAAAAAATGAAATTGATTTATTAATTAAAACCAAATCAAGGCTAAACAATGAGCAATTAAGGCTTGAAAAGGATTTATCTAGATTCGAAAGCAGAAAGGAAGCTTTAAACGAATCTAGAGGTTCATATGCCCTCAGGATTCTCTTAGAGGCAGGGTTAGAGGGTATACATGGTTATGTAGCTCAACTTGGAGAGGTCAGTGAGAAAAATAGATATGCATTAGAAATTGCTGCTGGAAATAGGTTAGGACAAATAGTTGTTGATAATGATCATATTGCTGCTAAAGCAATTGAAATTCTTAAAAAGAAGAAAGCGGGAAGATTAACTTTTTTACCTTTAAATAGAATTAAAAGTCAAAAAAAGAATTATGCGATTTCAAGATCTGAAAATAACAGAGAGAATGGATTTATTGATAAAGCTATTAATCTAATTACTTTTGATGAAGTTTATTCAGATGTTTTTCGATATGTTTTTGGAGATACTTTGGTTTTTTCAGACTTATCTTCAGCTAGGTTGTCTACACAAAAAAATAGGTTGGTTACCTTAAGTGGTGAATTATTAGAAGTAAGTGGTGCTATTACAGGAGGTAGTAAGTTAAATAAAGATTTGGCTTATAGGTTTGGAATTAATAATGATATTGATGATTCCAGTCCTATAAAAGAAAGATTATTAGTTATCGAAGAAGCTTTAAAAGAGTCAAATAATGATTTGATACTAAAAAATAATAGACTAAGTAAATTAAATTCTAATCGCAGTCAAATTATTGAGGATTGTGCCTCATTTAATAAAGAAATTGAAGTAAATCAAGATTCTCTTAAAGTTGTCTCGCAAAGAATTGAGGATTGTAAATCGAGATTAAATAAACTTGATACTGCTAATAATTTATTAGTTAACGAGTTAGGTCTTTTAAAAAATGAATTGCAGCCTTATCACGATAAGTTTAATCAACTACAAACCATTCAAAAGGCAAATTATGAAAAAAATCAAAAATCATCATTAATATCTTTTAATGACGATTTTAATAATCTTGATAAAAAACTTGAATTACTTATTAAGGAGAGAAATACATTATTAGATAAAAAGAATCAATTTGCTTTAGATAAAGAGCGTATCAATAATTCATTAAAAATTACTTTAATACAAGAAAAAAACTTGCAGGAATCTATTAAACAACTCGCAATTGCTCATAATGAATGGGTAGAAAAAAGAGATCAATTTAAAAAAGAACTTTTAGATCTCGATATTCAAAAAAATTCTCTAGAGAGGGATTTAGGTTTATTGAGAAGGAAAAGAGATGAATTAAACGCTTCAATTTCAAATAAAAGGCAAGAATATAATAACTATCTGTTGAAGCTTGAATATCTTGAAAGGGATATGCATTCTCTTAAAGAAGAGATAAGAAGCGAGAAAATAAAATTAGAAAATTATAAAAAAGATTTACCTAATCCTTCCCCGGAGTTTGGAGAATATGAAGGGAAGAGTCTGGAATCTTTGCAATCAGAAATTTCGATCATAAATGCAAAACTGCAAAGCTTAGAACCTGTTAATATGTTGGCTCTTGATGAATTAGAAGAATTAATTGAGAGATTAAAAGGTTTGCGAGAAAAATTGGAAATTCTATCTAATGAAAGATCTGAATTATTGCTGAGAATAGAAACTGTATCTACGATGCGACAGGAGGCTTTTATGCAAGCATTTACAGAAGTTGATAAGCATTTTAGAGAAATTTTTGCAAATTTATCTGATGGAGATGGTTTTCTTCAACTTGAAAATCCTAATTCTCCTTTAGAAGGAGGATTAACTTTAGTGGCTCATCCTAAAGGGAAAAATGTCAGAAGATTAGCCTCTATGTCAGGTGGAGAAAAATCATTAACTGCTTTAAGTTTTTTATTCGCTTTGCAAAAGTATAAACCTTCACCTTTTTATGCATTAGATGAGGTTGATAGTTTCTTAGATGGTATAAATGTTGAAAGATTGTCAAAATTAATATCTAATCAGTCATCAAATGCTCAATTTATAGTCGTAAGTCATAGAAGGCCTATGATTAGTGCGTCTGAACGAACAATTGGGGTTGCGCAAGCAAGAGGTGCGAATACTCAAGTTCTTGGGTTACCAAATGCTGCATAA
- a CDS encoding PRC-barrel domain-containing protein — MSLSNTSANKNFPNSVPSERLWLRSELMGTQVITTDTGRRLGVVGEVVVDIDRREVVALGLRDNPLTRFLPGLPKWMPLESIKQVGDVILVDSLDSLSESFSPERYGKVINCQVITESGQLLGRVLGFSFDIETGDLISLVMGAVGVPLLGEGVLSTWEIPVEEIVSSGTDRIIVYEGAEEKLKQLSSGLLEKLGVGGSSWDEREANGYSANLVPVENQLLSGSESEQQNNLVEEYEEVVEQDDYEDDYEDELEYVEIKGSSEEINNRKKLYMDNDYSDQIENQNSVSSIDEKNNIDLKQKKKSNTNFASKRPIQNATETLDIEPLDEQNLVQDNKKLEKFEIDDPW; from the coding sequence ATGAGCTTGTCTAACACATCTGCTAATAAGAATTTCCCTAACTCTGTTCCTAGCGAACGTTTATGGTTAAGGTCAGAATTAATGGGAACTCAAGTGATAACTACTGATACTGGTAGGCGTCTAGGCGTAGTTGGCGAAGTTGTTGTTGATATCGATAGAAGAGAGGTGGTCGCTCTGGGGCTAAGAGATAATCCACTTACAAGATTTTTACCAGGTTTGCCAAAATGGATGCCTTTAGAAAGTATAAAGCAAGTTGGAGATGTCATATTAGTTGACTCCCTAGATTCTTTGAGTGAGAGTTTTTCTCCAGAAAGATATGGGAAGGTAATTAATTGTCAAGTGATTACAGAATCTGGTCAACTTTTGGGAAGAGTTCTTGGCTTTTCTTTTGATATTGAGACTGGGGATTTGATATCTCTTGTCATGGGTGCTGTTGGTGTTCCGCTTTTAGGGGAGGGAGTTTTAAGTACTTGGGAAATACCTGTTGAGGAAATTGTAAGTAGTGGTACTGATAGGATTATTGTTTATGAAGGTGCCGAAGAAAAATTGAAGCAACTAAGTAGTGGACTACTTGAGAAACTTGGAGTCGGGGGTTCTTCTTGGGATGAAAGGGAAGCAAATGGATACTCAGCAAATCTTGTACCTGTTGAGAATCAGTTACTTTCAGGTTCTGAATCAGAACAGCAAAACAATTTGGTCGAGGAATATGAAGAAGTTGTTGAACAAGATGATTATGAAGATGATTATGAAGATGAACTTGAATATGTTGAAATAAAGGGTTCTTCAGAGGAAATAAATAACAGAAAAAAGCTATATATGGATAATGATTATTCTGATCAGATCGAGAATCAAAATAGTGTGAGTTCAATAGATGAAAAAAACAATATTGATCTTAAGCAAAAGAAAAAATCAAATACTAATTTTGCTTCGAAAAGACCAATTCAAAATGCTACTGAAACTTTAGATATTGAACCACTAGATGAACAAAATTTAGTTCAAGATAATAAAAAATTAGAAAAGTTTGAAATTGATGATCCTTGGTAA
- a CDS encoding glycosyl transferase produces MYSGLTAMKKKSVAVVIISNGPGELTTWVNPVVDELNKINKSLCDDDKPDLTLRLVLVPCPNATGKEFLVAKSWNKFELITKSKSFWKLLIKPHSFANWPKKGVVIFLGGDQFWSILLAKRLGYINITYAEWVSRWPKWTNEIAAMNVKVKELIPRRYKYKCKVIGDLMADIKLNSEISLRNKEKHYIALLPGSKKAKLSVGIPFFLEVADHIAKENQNINFIIPIAPTTDKSEYLFFQSNKNPIAKYYSSKIKTIKNFKDSHFDYVIETSKNTKIYLIKKHPCYEILKECDLAITTVGANTAELAAISLPMLVVLPTQHLNMMNAWDGIFGVIGKISFINRFLTFIIKNFYFKKKKFFAWPNIKAKRMIVPERIGNISPIKIASEVLFLINNREQLKSIRENLKKERGDKGAAKKLASIIVNSIEKL; encoded by the coding sequence ATGTATTCTGGTTTAACTGCAATGAAAAAAAAATCAGTTGCAGTAGTTATAATTTCCAATGGTCCTGGTGAATTGACTACATGGGTAAATCCTGTAGTGGATGAGCTTAACAAAATAAATAAATCACTATGTGATGACGATAAACCCGATCTCACCCTTAGGTTAGTCCTTGTTCCCTGCCCAAATGCCACTGGTAAAGAGTTTTTAGTTGCAAAGTCATGGAATAAATTCGAATTAATTACAAAATCCAAAAGTTTTTGGAAATTATTAATAAAGCCACATTCTTTTGCTAACTGGCCAAAAAAAGGGGTGGTTATTTTCCTTGGTGGGGATCAATTTTGGAGCATTTTATTAGCCAAAAGATTAGGTTATATAAATATCACATATGCTGAATGGGTTTCGCGATGGCCTAAATGGACCAACGAAATTGCTGCTATGAATGTAAAAGTAAAAGAGTTAATACCTAGAAGATATAAATATAAATGTAAAGTCATTGGCGATTTAATGGCAGATATCAAACTTAATAGCGAAATATCATTAAGAAATAAAGAAAAACACTACATTGCATTGTTGCCCGGTTCTAAGAAAGCAAAGCTTTCTGTTGGAATTCCTTTCTTCTTAGAAGTTGCAGATCATATCGCTAAAGAAAATCAAAATATTAATTTTATAATTCCCATTGCTCCAACTACTGATAAAAGTGAATATTTATTTTTTCAAAGCAATAAAAATCCAATTGCTAAATATTACTCATCAAAAATCAAAACAATTAAAAACTTCAAAGACTCTCATTTTGATTATGTAATTGAAACATCAAAAAATACAAAGATTTATCTAATCAAGAAACATCCTTGCTATGAAATATTAAAAGAATGTGATCTTGCAATTACAACTGTTGGAGCAAATACTGCAGAATTAGCAGCAATTAGTCTTCCAATGTTAGTCGTTTTACCAACTCAACATTTAAACATGATGAATGCATGGGATGGAATTTTTGGAGTAATTGGAAAAATTTCATTCATTAATAGATTCCTAACTTTTATAATTAAAAATTTCTATTTTAAAAAAAAGAAATTTTTTGCTTGGCCAAATATAAAAGCTAAACGAATGATTGTCCCTGAAAGGATAGGTAATATTTCGCCAATAAAAATTGCAAGTGAAGTATTATTTCTTATTAACAATAGAGAGCAATTAAAAAGTATTAGAGAAAATCTAAAAAAAGAAAGAGGCGATAAAGGTGCTGCAAAAAAACTTGCTTCTATAATTGTTAATTCAATAGAAAAACTTTAA
- the accC gene encoding acetyl-CoA carboxylase biotin carboxylase subunit, protein MVEKVLIANRGEIALRIVRSCRELGIATVAVFSTVDKKALHVQLADEAVCVGDSLSNKSYLNIPNILAAATSRGVDAIHPGYGFLAENDKFAEMCNDHGIVFIGPSPKAIRSMGDKSTAKETMEAVGVPTVPGSKGLLSNVDEAYKLADDIGYPVIIKATAGGGGRGMRLVENSDNLEKMFKAAQGEAEAAFGNDGLYMEKFIKKPRHVEIQILADRSGNVVHLGERDCSVQRRHQKLLEESPSPAINTELRKKMGNAAIAAAKSIGYEGAGTVEFLVDDDDNFYFMEMNTRIQVEHPVTEMVTGVDLIAEQIKIASGANLEFNQDDIQLNGHAIECRINAEDPSHNFRPSPGKITGWLPPGGPGVRVDSHVYTGYEIPPFYDSLIGKLIVWGKDRNTAIKRMNRALNECAVTGIPTTINFHLTLLNKSKFKQGKIHTKYVEEELLPNY, encoded by the coding sequence ATGGTTGAAAAAGTTTTAATTGCTAATCGTGGAGAAATAGCTTTACGAATTGTCAGAAGTTGTAGAGAACTAGGTATTGCAACCGTTGCAGTTTTTAGCACTGTAGATAAAAAAGCATTGCATGTTCAGCTTGCTGATGAGGCGGTTTGCGTCGGAGATTCATTAAGTAATAAGAGTTATTTAAATATTCCAAATATACTTGCTGCTGCTACATCGAGAGGAGTTGATGCTATTCATCCAGGTTATGGATTTCTTGCGGAAAATGATAAATTTGCTGAGATGTGTAATGATCACGGCATAGTTTTTATTGGCCCATCTCCTAAAGCTATTAGATCTATGGGAGATAAATCTACAGCTAAAGAAACAATGGAAGCAGTTGGAGTTCCAACAGTACCTGGTAGTAAAGGCTTGTTATCAAATGTTGATGAGGCTTATAAATTGGCAGATGATATTGGCTATCCAGTAATTATTAAAGCGACTGCTGGAGGAGGTGGAAGAGGTATGAGGTTGGTTGAAAACTCTGATAATCTAGAAAAAATGTTTAAAGCAGCTCAAGGCGAAGCAGAAGCAGCTTTTGGTAACGATGGTCTATATATGGAGAAATTTATTAAGAAGCCAAGACATGTAGAAATTCAAATTTTGGCCGACAGGTCGGGTAATGTAGTTCATTTAGGAGAGCGAGATTGTTCAGTTCAAAGAAGACATCAGAAGTTGCTAGAAGAGTCTCCCAGTCCTGCAATTAACACTGAGCTAAGAAAAAAAATGGGGAACGCAGCTATTGCTGCTGCAAAAAGTATCGGCTACGAAGGAGCGGGGACAGTTGAATTTTTAGTTGATGATGATGATAATTTTTATTTTATGGAGATGAATACTAGGATTCAAGTTGAACATCCAGTTACTGAAATGGTTACAGGAGTTGATTTAATAGCAGAGCAAATTAAAATCGCAAGCGGAGCAAATTTGGAATTTAATCAGGATGATATTCAATTAAATGGTCATGCCATTGAATGTAGAATCAATGCTGAAGATCCTTCTCACAATTTCCGACCATCACCTGGAAAAATAACTGGGTGGCTTCCTCCTGGTGGCCCTGGTGTAAGGGTGGATAGCCATGTGTATACAGGCTATGAAATACCTCCTTTCTATGACTCATTAATTGGTAAATTAATAGTCTGGGGAAAAGATCGTAATACAGCAATTAAACGCATGAATAGGGCTTTAAATGAATGTGCGGTCACTGGTATTCCTACAACAATAAACTTTCATCTAACTTTACTGAATAAATCTAAATTTAAGCAGGGTAAGATACACACTAAATATGTAGAAGAAGAATTATTGCCAAATTACTGA
- a CDS encoding YggT family protein, with protein sequence MVVNSLQILDISLGISLSYLTIVFLIRLILTWYPKIDLSKGLWLLISIPSSSILNLTRKLIPPIGGVDVGPVIWIGVISFLREILVGQQGLIKLALHSHIS encoded by the coding sequence TTGGTTGTTAACTCTCTTCAAATTTTAGATATTAGTTTAGGAATTTCTCTCTCATATCTAACTATAGTTTTTCTAATAAGATTAATACTTACGTGGTACCCAAAAATTGATTTAAGTAAAGGTTTATGGTTATTAATTTCAATACCATCAAGCTCCATTCTTAATTTAACAAGAAAACTAATTCCTCCTATTGGAGGTGTTGATGTTGGACCCGTAATTTGGATCGGAGTTATAAGCTTTTTAAGGGAAATTTTAGTCGGTCAGCAAGGGCTCATAAAACTTGCATTACATTCTCATATTTCATAG
- the psbX gene encoding photosystem II reaction center X protein, with translation MFQISNLLLAADFSAEVANNSAVGMIGSFIAAALLIVIPATAFLIFVSQKDSLDRTSTGRR, from the coding sequence GTGTTTCAAATCTCAAATTTATTACTAGCCGCAGATTTTTCTGCTGAAGTTGCAAATAATTCCGCAGTTGGAATGATAGGTAGTTTTATTGCCGCCGCTTTACTTATCGTTATTCCAGCCACTGCATTTTTAATTTTTGTCAGTCAGAAAGATTCTCTCGATCGTACTTCTACTGGAAGACGCTAG